A DNA window from Coffea arabica cultivar ET-39 chromosome 6c, Coffea Arabica ET-39 HiFi, whole genome shotgun sequence contains the following coding sequences:
- the LOC113695978 gene encoding large ribosomal subunit protein cL37 alpha-like, whose translation MALLLQIPASSTRATVSTLLSSLSSSSSPSLTFALTSFPLSRLCNNPLAAYPKPYVACSIQPPFLQKERRAPLAKASAEGANSDGPELPSESEEEDVPIQNLPLESKLQLKLEQKMRMKLAKKIRLRRKKLVRKRRLRKKGRWPPSKLKKNKNV comes from the exons ATGGCTCTCCTCCTCCAAATTCCCGCTTCCAGTACGAGGGCTACCGTTTCAACTCTGCTTTCCTCTCTTTCCTCATCTTCATCGCCTTCACTAACTTTTGCCCTCACTTCTTTTCCGC TTTCCAGGCTGTGCAACAACCCTTTGGCTGCATATCCCAAACCGTATGTTGCATGCAGCATTCAGCCGCCTTTCCTTCAGAAGGAGAGGAGGGCACCGCTGGCTAAGGCATCTGCTGAAGGCGCGAACTCGGATGGGCCTGAGCTTCCGTCAGAGAGCGAGGAGGAAGATGTGCCCATTCAGAATCTTCCTCTGGAGTCTAAACTTCAGCTGAAGCTTGAGCAGAAGATGAGGATGAAGTTGGCAAAGAAAATCAGGCTACGCAGAAAGAAGCTGGTTAGGAAGCGTCGCTTGAGGAAGAAGGGGCGATGGCCACCATCAAAGTTGAAGAAGAACAAGAATGTTTAG
- the LOC113695896 gene encoding aladin-like isoform X3, translated as MAAFHSASPSSSPLLLLLLIPAVGTKARRERASKIEAFLCSSPTPIPYTPTHSQNPSEKMALSYPQPGSVTICEINRDLITADNLSDDRAEETYAKILGTVFSPVPFQYETLLTVEEQEVAAAAQTKGGLLSAALQAVSTASLRPLFLLTPPVKLLQDVDLYGLSWHQHKNILAFVSGPNHVTIRDYEDSDGKDPCVLINESQKQVKSLEWRPNGGRMLSVACKGGICIWAASYPGNPALVRGGVTSSTLSRGSGTRWTLVDFLQSHDGEQISSLSWSPDGRYLASASFENSSFTIWDVAQGLGRPIRRGLGGMSLIKWSPSGDYFIAAKFDGTFHIWETNTWTSEPWSSTNGFVTGATWDPDGQMILIAFSESTTLGSLHFASKPPSLDAHLVPVELQEIQSLTRSKGIEKIAWDGSGERLALSFKDGDDLYKGLVAIYDVRRTPLISASLIGFIRGPGVNPKPIALSFHDKFKQGPLLSVTWSSGMCCTYPLIFRTHVLP; from the exons ATGGCGGCCTTCCACTCGGCATCTCCATCTTCCTCTCCGCTACTACTGCTGCTGCTCATCCCTGCTGTT GGGACCAAAGCGCGGCGGGAAAGAGCATCAAAAATAGAGGCGTTCCTTTGTAGTAGTCCTACTCCTATACCCTACACGCCCACACACTCACAAAATCCATCGGAGAAAATGGCGTTGTCGTATCCACAGCCAGGCTCCGTCACCATCTGCGAAATCAATAGAGACCTCA TTACTGCCGACAACCTGTCCGATGATCGGGCCGAAGAAACCTATGCCAAAATTCTT GGGACTGTTTTCAGTCCGGTTCCATTTCAATACGAGACTCTATTGACGGTGGAGGAGCAGGAAGTTGCTGCTGCTGCCCAAACTAAAGGTGGATTGCTGTCGGCTGCACTGCAGGCCGTCTCCACTGCTTCTCTCCGACCCCTTTTCCTCCTTACTCCTCCt GTAAAATTGTTGCAAGATGTTGATCTCTATGGCCTGAGCTGGCACCAACACAAAAATATTTTGGCTTTTGTTTCTGGCCCAAATCATGTGACAATTCGCGATTATGAGGATTCAG ATGGTAAGGATCCTTGTGTTCTGATAAATGAATCCCAAAAACAAGTTAAAAGTCTTGAGTGGCGGCCTAATGGTGGGAGGATGCTTTCTGTGGCATGCAA GGGTGGGATTTGCATTTGGGCTGCTTCATATCCTGGTAATCCAGCTTTGGTTAGAGGTGGAGTTACTTCAAGCACCCTTTCGAGAGGCTCTGGGACTAGATGGACTCTGGTGGATTTCCTTCAAAGTCATGATGGTGAACAAATAAGTTCCCTGTCATGGAGTCCTGATGGAAG atatttggCATCAGCTTCATTTGAGAATTCATCATTCACCATTTGGGATGTTGCTCAAG GGCTGGGCAGACCTATTCGACGTGGCTTGGGGGGCATGTCACTGATTAAGTGGTCTCCTTCTGGAGATTACTTTATCGCTGCAAAATT TGATGGAACATTTCATATCTGGGAGACTAACACTTGGACATCAGAACCATGGTCCTCAACGAATGGTTTTGTAACG GGAGCAACATGGGATCCTGATGGACAAATGATACTCATCGCTTTCTCTGAGTCTACAACATTAGGGTCTCTTCACTTTGCATCAAAGCCTCCATCCCTTG ATGCACACCTTGTACCTGTAGAGTTGCAAGAGATTCAGTCCTTGACCAGAAG TAAAGGAATTGAGAAGATAGCATGGGATGGTTCAGGAGAGCGATTGGCTTTGTCATTCAAAGATGGGGATGATCTGTACAAGGGTCTTGTGGCAATATATGATGTTAGGAGAACCCCCCTGATTTCGGCATCACTAAT TGGATTTATTAGAGGCCCTGGCGTTAATCCCAAGCCAATTGCACTGTCATTTCATGACAAGTTCAAACAAGGGCCCTTGCTATCTGTG ACTTGGAGCAGTGGAATGTGCTGCACCTACCCACTCATATTCCGCACGCACGTTTTACCTTAA
- the LOC113695896 gene encoding aladin-like isoform X1 → MAAFHSASPSSSPLLLLLLIPAVGTKARRERASKIEAFLCSSPTPIPYTPTHSQNPSEKMALSYPQPGSVTICEINRDLITADNLSDDRAEETYAKILGTVFSPVPFQYETLLTVEEQEVAAAAQTKGGLLSAALQAVSTASLRPLFLLTPPVKLLQDVDLYGLSWHQHKNILAFVSGPNHVTIRDYEDSDGKDPCVLINESQKQVKSLEWRPNGGRMLSVACKGGICIWAASYPGNPALVRGGVTSSTLSRGSGTRWTLVDFLQSHDGEQISSLSWSPDGRYLASASFENSSFTIWDVAQGLGRPIRRGLGGMSLIKWSPSGDYFIAAKFDGTFHIWETNTWTSEPWSSTNGFVTGATWDPDGQMILIAFSESTTLGSLHFASKPPSLDFNFQQYCFPDAHLVPVELQEIQSLTRSKGIEKIAWDGSGERLALSFKDGDDLYKGLVAIYDVRRTPLISASLIGFIRGPGVNPKPIALSFHDKFKQGPLLSVTWSSGMCCTYPLIFRTHVLP, encoded by the exons ATGGCGGCCTTCCACTCGGCATCTCCATCTTCCTCTCCGCTACTACTGCTGCTGCTCATCCCTGCTGTT GGGACCAAAGCGCGGCGGGAAAGAGCATCAAAAATAGAGGCGTTCCTTTGTAGTAGTCCTACTCCTATACCCTACACGCCCACACACTCACAAAATCCATCGGAGAAAATGGCGTTGTCGTATCCACAGCCAGGCTCCGTCACCATCTGCGAAATCAATAGAGACCTCA TTACTGCCGACAACCTGTCCGATGATCGGGCCGAAGAAACCTATGCCAAAATTCTT GGGACTGTTTTCAGTCCGGTTCCATTTCAATACGAGACTCTATTGACGGTGGAGGAGCAGGAAGTTGCTGCTGCTGCCCAAACTAAAGGTGGATTGCTGTCGGCTGCACTGCAGGCCGTCTCCACTGCTTCTCTCCGACCCCTTTTCCTCCTTACTCCTCCt GTAAAATTGTTGCAAGATGTTGATCTCTATGGCCTGAGCTGGCACCAACACAAAAATATTTTGGCTTTTGTTTCTGGCCCAAATCATGTGACAATTCGCGATTATGAGGATTCAG ATGGTAAGGATCCTTGTGTTCTGATAAATGAATCCCAAAAACAAGTTAAAAGTCTTGAGTGGCGGCCTAATGGTGGGAGGATGCTTTCTGTGGCATGCAA GGGTGGGATTTGCATTTGGGCTGCTTCATATCCTGGTAATCCAGCTTTGGTTAGAGGTGGAGTTACTTCAAGCACCCTTTCGAGAGGCTCTGGGACTAGATGGACTCTGGTGGATTTCCTTCAAAGTCATGATGGTGAACAAATAAGTTCCCTGTCATGGAGTCCTGATGGAAGatat ttggCATCAGCTTCATTTGAGAATTCATCATTCACCATTTGGGATGTTGCTCAAG GGCTGGGCAGACCTATTCGACGTGGCTTGGGGGGCATGTCACTGATTAAGTGGTCTCCTTCTGGAGATTACTTTATCGCTGCAAAATT TGATGGAACATTTCATATCTGGGAGACTAACACTTGGACATCAGAACCATGGTCCTCAACGAATGGTTTTGTAACG GGAGCAACATGGGATCCTGATGGACAAATGATACTCATCGCTTTCTCTGAGTCTACAACATTAGGGTCTCTTCACTTTGCATCAAAGCCTCCATCCCTTG ACTTTAACTTTCAACAGTATTGTTTTCCAGATGCACACCTTGTACCTGTAGAGTTGCAAGAGATTCAGTCCTTGACCAGAAG TAAAGGAATTGAGAAGATAGCATGGGATGGTTCAGGAGAGCGATTGGCTTTGTCATTCAAAGATGGGGATGATCTGTACAAGGGTCTTGTGGCAATATATGATGTTAGGAGAACCCCCCTGATTTCGGCATCACTAAT TGGATTTATTAGAGGCCCTGGCGTTAATCCCAAGCCAATTGCACTGTCATTTCATGACAAGTTCAAACAAGGGCCCTTGCTATCTGTG ACTTGGAGCAGTGGAATGTGCTGCACCTACCCACTCATATTCCGCACGCACGTTTTACCTTAA
- the LOC113695896 gene encoding aladin-like isoform X2: protein MAAFHSASPSSSPLLLLLLIPAVGTKARRERASKIEAFLCSSPTPIPYTPTHSQNPSEKMALSYPQPGSVTICEINRDLITADNLSDDRAEETYAKILGTVFSPVPFQYETLLTVEEQEVAAAAQTKGGLLSAALQAVSTASLRPLFLLTPPVKLLQDVDLYGLSWHQHKNILAFVSGPNHVTIRDYEDSDGKDPCVLINESQKQVKSLEWRPNGGRMLSVACKGGICIWAASYPGNPALVRGGVTSSTLSRGSGTRWTLVDFLQSHDGEQISSLSWSPDGRYLASASFENSSFTIWDVAQGLGRPIRRGLGGMSLIKWSPSGDYFIAAKFDGTFHIWETNTWTSEPWSSTNGFVTGATWDPDGQMILIAFSESTTLGSLHFASKPPSLDAHLVPVELQEIQSLTRSKGIEKIAWDGSGERLALSFKDGDDLYKGLVAIYDVRRTPLISASLIGFIRGPGVNPKPIALSFHDKFKQGPLLSVTWSSGMCCTYPLIFRTHVLP, encoded by the exons ATGGCGGCCTTCCACTCGGCATCTCCATCTTCCTCTCCGCTACTACTGCTGCTGCTCATCCCTGCTGTT GGGACCAAAGCGCGGCGGGAAAGAGCATCAAAAATAGAGGCGTTCCTTTGTAGTAGTCCTACTCCTATACCCTACACGCCCACACACTCACAAAATCCATCGGAGAAAATGGCGTTGTCGTATCCACAGCCAGGCTCCGTCACCATCTGCGAAATCAATAGAGACCTCA TTACTGCCGACAACCTGTCCGATGATCGGGCCGAAGAAACCTATGCCAAAATTCTT GGGACTGTTTTCAGTCCGGTTCCATTTCAATACGAGACTCTATTGACGGTGGAGGAGCAGGAAGTTGCTGCTGCTGCCCAAACTAAAGGTGGATTGCTGTCGGCTGCACTGCAGGCCGTCTCCACTGCTTCTCTCCGACCCCTTTTCCTCCTTACTCCTCCt GTAAAATTGTTGCAAGATGTTGATCTCTATGGCCTGAGCTGGCACCAACACAAAAATATTTTGGCTTTTGTTTCTGGCCCAAATCATGTGACAATTCGCGATTATGAGGATTCAG ATGGTAAGGATCCTTGTGTTCTGATAAATGAATCCCAAAAACAAGTTAAAAGTCTTGAGTGGCGGCCTAATGGTGGGAGGATGCTTTCTGTGGCATGCAA GGGTGGGATTTGCATTTGGGCTGCTTCATATCCTGGTAATCCAGCTTTGGTTAGAGGTGGAGTTACTTCAAGCACCCTTTCGAGAGGCTCTGGGACTAGATGGACTCTGGTGGATTTCCTTCAAAGTCATGATGGTGAACAAATAAGTTCCCTGTCATGGAGTCCTGATGGAAGatat ttggCATCAGCTTCATTTGAGAATTCATCATTCACCATTTGGGATGTTGCTCAAG GGCTGGGCAGACCTATTCGACGTGGCTTGGGGGGCATGTCACTGATTAAGTGGTCTCCTTCTGGAGATTACTTTATCGCTGCAAAATT TGATGGAACATTTCATATCTGGGAGACTAACACTTGGACATCAGAACCATGGTCCTCAACGAATGGTTTTGTAACG GGAGCAACATGGGATCCTGATGGACAAATGATACTCATCGCTTTCTCTGAGTCTACAACATTAGGGTCTCTTCACTTTGCATCAAAGCCTCCATCCCTTG ATGCACACCTTGTACCTGTAGAGTTGCAAGAGATTCAGTCCTTGACCAGAAG TAAAGGAATTGAGAAGATAGCATGGGATGGTTCAGGAGAGCGATTGGCTTTGTCATTCAAAGATGGGGATGATCTGTACAAGGGTCTTGTGGCAATATATGATGTTAGGAGAACCCCCCTGATTTCGGCATCACTAAT TGGATTTATTAGAGGCCCTGGCGTTAATCCCAAGCCAATTGCACTGTCATTTCATGACAAGTTCAAACAAGGGCCCTTGCTATCTGTG ACTTGGAGCAGTGGAATGTGCTGCACCTACCCACTCATATTCCGCACGCACGTTTTACCTTAA
- the LOC113695896 gene encoding aladin-like isoform X4 — MAAFHSASPSSSPLLLLLLIPAVGTKARRERASKIEAFLCSSPTPIPYTPTHSQNPSEKMALSYPQPGSVTICEINRDLITADNLSDDRAEETYAKILGTVFSPVPFQYETLLTVEEQEVAAAAQTKGGLLSAALQAVSTASLRPLFLLTPPVKLLQDVDLYGLSWHQHKNILAFVSGPNHVTIRDYEDSDGKDPCVLINESQKQVKSLEWRPNGGRMLSVACKGGICIWAASYPGNPALVRGGVTSSTLSRGSGTRWTLVDFLQSHDGEQISSLSWSPDGRYLASASFENSSFTIWDVAQGLGRPIRRGLGGMSLIKWSPSGDYFIAAKFDGTFHIWETNTWTSEPWSSTNGFVTGATWDPDGQMILIAFSESTTLGSLHFASKPPSLVLFSRCTPCTCRVARDSVLDQK; from the exons ATGGCGGCCTTCCACTCGGCATCTCCATCTTCCTCTCCGCTACTACTGCTGCTGCTCATCCCTGCTGTT GGGACCAAAGCGCGGCGGGAAAGAGCATCAAAAATAGAGGCGTTCCTTTGTAGTAGTCCTACTCCTATACCCTACACGCCCACACACTCACAAAATCCATCGGAGAAAATGGCGTTGTCGTATCCACAGCCAGGCTCCGTCACCATCTGCGAAATCAATAGAGACCTCA TTACTGCCGACAACCTGTCCGATGATCGGGCCGAAGAAACCTATGCCAAAATTCTT GGGACTGTTTTCAGTCCGGTTCCATTTCAATACGAGACTCTATTGACGGTGGAGGAGCAGGAAGTTGCTGCTGCTGCCCAAACTAAAGGTGGATTGCTGTCGGCTGCACTGCAGGCCGTCTCCACTGCTTCTCTCCGACCCCTTTTCCTCCTTACTCCTCCt GTAAAATTGTTGCAAGATGTTGATCTCTATGGCCTGAGCTGGCACCAACACAAAAATATTTTGGCTTTTGTTTCTGGCCCAAATCATGTGACAATTCGCGATTATGAGGATTCAG ATGGTAAGGATCCTTGTGTTCTGATAAATGAATCCCAAAAACAAGTTAAAAGTCTTGAGTGGCGGCCTAATGGTGGGAGGATGCTTTCTGTGGCATGCAA GGGTGGGATTTGCATTTGGGCTGCTTCATATCCTGGTAATCCAGCTTTGGTTAGAGGTGGAGTTACTTCAAGCACCCTTTCGAGAGGCTCTGGGACTAGATGGACTCTGGTGGATTTCCTTCAAAGTCATGATGGTGAACAAATAAGTTCCCTGTCATGGAGTCCTGATGGAAGatat ttggCATCAGCTTCATTTGAGAATTCATCATTCACCATTTGGGATGTTGCTCAAG GGCTGGGCAGACCTATTCGACGTGGCTTGGGGGGCATGTCACTGATTAAGTGGTCTCCTTCTGGAGATTACTTTATCGCTGCAAAATT TGATGGAACATTTCATATCTGGGAGACTAACACTTGGACATCAGAACCATGGTCCTCAACGAATGGTTTTGTAACG GGAGCAACATGGGATCCTGATGGACAAATGATACTCATCGCTTTCTCTGAGTCTACAACATTAGGGTCTCTTCACTTTGCATCAAAGCCTCCATCCCTTG TATTGTTTTCCAGATGCACACCTTGTACCTGTAGAGTTGCAAGAGATTCAGTCCTTGACCAGAAG TAA
- the LOC113695898 gene encoding uncharacterized protein → MQQIVVVEFSYLSMLPVELCLITLGYKSNIYHFSDEVQPPNKKPRILPGEEIDEKSKKFKRQLQSVAVDGMDILAAARDAGQKALAKLEAREAAAKAAAKREEERVTGLKKVRGERWLPSMAKNRHMGFQGR, encoded by the exons ATGCAGCAAATAGTGGTGGTGGAATTCAGCTATTTAAGCATGCTCCCAGTGGAATTGTGTTTGATCACATTG GGATATAAAAGCAACATTTACCATTTTTCAGATGAAGTTCAACCACCAAATAAGAAACCAAGAATACTTCCTGGAGAAGAGATTGACGAGAAGTCAAAGAAG TTTAAACGGCAACTCCAGTCTGTTGCTGTTGATGGGATGGATATTTTAGCTGCAGCAAGAGATGCAGGCCAGAAAGCATTGGCAAAATTGGAAGCTAGAGAAGCAGCAGCTAAGGCAGCTGCTAAAAGAGAGGAAGAGCGAGTGACAGGTTTGAAAAAGGTTAGGGGGGAGAGATGGCTACCTTCTATGGCAAAAAACAGGCACATGGGGTTTCAGGGACGCTAA